In Elusimicrobiota bacterium, one DNA window encodes the following:
- a CDS encoding methyltransferase domain-containing protein has protein sequence MQMASTMNYKTDWNPDAYLKFGNERAQPSIDLVNRIKISYQPQNIIDIGCGPGNSSKVLMDRWPTAKILGIDSSPNMIEKAKQNYPQCEWVQADAASYSSETKFDIVFSNATIQWIPNHENLLKTFDALLTENGVLAFQIPLFRDMPLGKILDNVAQEERWKNKTEHCSKLFTYHDYSFYYNILSPKMSFIELWETQYLHVLESQPAIIEWSKSTGLKPYLDSLSSDSEKTDFEKEVLGEIQKSYSLQENGKVIFTFKRLFVVGYKSKHR, from the coding sequence ATGCAGATGGCAAGCACTATGAATTATAAAACCGACTGGAACCCAGACGCATATTTAAAGTTCGGGAATGAACGAGCCCAGCCGTCAATTGATTTGGTTAACAGGATTAAGATAAGCTATCAGCCACAAAACATTATTGATATCGGCTGCGGGCCGGGGAACAGCAGTAAAGTGTTGATGGACCGGTGGCCTACCGCTAAAATACTGGGAATCGATAGCTCGCCGAATATGATTGAGAAAGCAAAACAAAATTATCCGCAATGCGAGTGGGTTCAGGCAGACGCGGCAAGTTATTCGTCGGAAACAAAGTTTGATATTGTCTTTTCAAACGCAACAATACAATGGATTCCCAATCATGAAAACTTGCTAAAGACGTTCGATGCACTACTTACTGAAAACGGGGTTTTAGCATTTCAAATACCATTGTTTAGAGACATGCCGCTTGGTAAAATACTGGATAATGTTGCTCAAGAAGAGCGTTGGAAAAATAAAACTGAGCATTGCTCAAAGCTATTTACATATCACGACTATAGTTTCTATTACAATATCTTATCCCCAAAAATGTCTTTCATTGAATTATGGGAAACCCAATATTTGCATGTTTTAGAATCACAACCTGCGATTATTGAATGGTCAAAAAGTACAGGCCTGAAACCGTATCTGGATAGTTTAAGCAGTGATTCAGAAAAAACGGACTTTGAAAAAGAGGTATTGGGTGAAATACAAAAATCTTATTCATTACAAGAAAATGGGAAAGTTATATTCACATTTAAAAGGTTGTTTGTTGTAGGGTACAAGTCAAAACACAGATGA
- a CDS encoding virulence RhuM family protein, translated as MKKIPDNQIAFYQTPDGSVNIEVLFADDNIWLTQKKMAELFDCSADNISLHLKNIYQEHEVDQQSTTEEFSAVQKEGEREVSRKVAFYSLEAIIAVGYRVSSERGAQFRQWATGILKNYIHKGYALDVNRMKYGSRFSARYFDELYEEIKDIRTSERRIYQKITDIYATAIDYSPKAYESKEFFATVQNKLHFAITGKTAAEIITERVSSKKDKMGLTSWRRSPQGKIMPSDTVIAKNYLDKKELEHLNRIGNMYLDYAEMQAARGKAMTMKDWVEKLNAFLKFSEYDILTNAGKISHEVAETLALKEYDEFKKVQDKNYVSDFDREVKKILDIEKKKNK; from the coding sequence ATGAAAAAAATACCGGATAATCAAATTGCCTTCTACCAAACGCCTGACGGATCAGTGAACATTGAAGTATTGTTTGCTGACGATAATATTTGGTTAACTCAGAAAAAAATGGCCGAGCTTTTTGATTGTTCTGCGGATAATATATCACTTCACTTAAAGAATATTTATCAGGAACATGAAGTTGATCAACAATCAACTACCGAGGAATTCTCGGCAGTTCAAAAAGAAGGCGAAAGAGAAGTTTCCAGAAAGGTAGCTTTTTATAGCCTTGAAGCCATTATTGCCGTTGGTTATCGAGTAAGTTCCGAGCGAGGAGCGCAGTTTCGCCAGTGGGCAACCGGAATTTTGAAAAATTATATCCACAAGGGCTATGCCCTGGATGTCAATCGAATGAAATACGGCTCTCGTTTTAGCGCCAGGTATTTTGATGAGCTTTATGAAGAAATTAAAGATATCCGCACTAGTGAGCGAAGGATATATCAAAAAATTACCGATATTTATGCCACCGCAATCGATTATTCGCCAAAAGCATATGAGAGTAAAGAGTTTTTTGCTACCGTACAAAATAAACTTCATTTTGCCATAACTGGAAAAACCGCAGCAGAAATTATTACGGAACGCGTGAGCAGTAAAAAAGACAAAATGGGATTAACCTCTTGGAGGCGCTCTCCTCAAGGGAAAATTATGCCAAGCGACACAGTAATTGCAAAAAATTACCTGGACAAAAAAGAGCTGGAACACTTGAACCGCATTGGAAATATGTATTTGGATTATGCTGAGATGCAAGCGGCGCGAGGCAAGGCAATGACTATGAAGGATTGGGTGGAAAAACTTAACGCTTTTCTAAAATTTAGCGAATACGATATTTTGACTAATGCCGGTAAAATCAGCCATGAAGTAGCGGAAACATTGGCGCTAAAAGAATATGATGAATTCAAAAAGGTTCAGGATAAAAACTATGTTTCCGATTTTGACCGTGAGGTTAAGAAAATATTAGATATTGAGAAAAAGAAAAATAAATAG
- a CDS encoding hydrolase, protein MVEEKVNQAVKHTGCCDPFDPAPWQEKEIMWTNKIFVKDHVTSFMHIPLNFGSKVTKNMALIEKAAAKSPYQLMLTDEKSLWGADIYIDVAKEVPGAQMATLTGTFLTKVFEGPYQDIGKWMQEMTKYVESKSKKINKLYFSYTTCPKCAKVYGKNYVVIFAQIA, encoded by the coding sequence ATGGTAGAAGAAAAAGTTAACCAGGCAGTGAAACACACAGGATGCTGTGACCCGTTCGATCCCGCACCGTGGCAGGAAAAAGAAATTATGTGGACGAACAAGATATTCGTGAAGGATCATGTAACAAGTTTTATGCATATCCCGTTAAACTTCGGGAGTAAAGTTACAAAAAATATGGCGTTAATCGAGAAAGCAGCGGCGAAATCGCCCTACCAGCTGATGCTGACCGACGAAAAGTCGTTGTGGGGTGCTGATATATACATCGATGTTGCAAAAGAAGTTCCTGGCGCGCAGATGGCAACACTCACCGGTACGTTTCTAACCAAAGTGTTTGAAGGGCCATACCAGGATATCGGGAAGTGGATGCAGGAAATGACGAAGTACGTGGAATCCAAGAGCAAGAAAATCAACAAACTGTACTTCTCGTATACCACATGTCCTAAATGCGCGAAAGTGTACGGCAAAAATTATGTTGTCATCTTTGCGCAGATAGCATGA
- a CDS encoding glycoside hydrolase domain-containing protein, which translates to MKQTVVFIVVTLALSFTLPVHSVMLEPKTNTIIADTTYCPEIQTALNFTGKIDDPLWQTVAATTKGTRFNLIPRIKGKATQQTEVYTMCDKNNLYIAFKCYESQMEKVVSTMTARDDLIYREDSVELFIDTLGNTTAYYHCIANTLGTQFDEYTMGTSDKWTGDWKVLTNKTSGYWTSEFVIPWTTLGIKFERNKIIGINFCRNELPGKETSTWSPLYNRFNEPSNFGAMIIGRHELDTGIEAKISGIRDFSAGKDNIVNLIVKNTSSASKTLLFSASFTINNVTKQLADKTFTVKPGQSESLSAGYTPDEIGPQKVQLQIVDKATGDVILLKNVSFNVSPLALSNYGYVLPSNPDITAWWCENTYKVGKFRDLPAEKALAVKIYAAGNEREHFQLVLHGKKKLENIKISAAALTGPDGAVIPNNCYEIKVVSYVYVHTPTDIFGSVGSYPDPLPLHTAPFGIEPNENQPVWFTINVPEDAKPGVYKTIIKIVSSNTAPLSVPVELKVRRFALTKETHTPTAYGIWLMTERHGAKTQEQVEKVYENYWENYSRHRISPYDPFIFHPIKKDIKKLADGTYDVKLDFTDFDNYAEKVFNEYRFTAFNLGFDTVPEKLGEETRFSDAYKKLHKQVYGGIVDHLREKGWLEKAYCYWIDEPHPGADYELAEQGYELLKQNCPGLRRVLTETHEKSPSPTFTGMVDLWVPITNRYSHDLAEPRQAVGEEVWCYVCTGPRAPYPNVFVDHPAINHRIIFWQMQKYNITGSLYWTIGFWNHGNPWLDPLSYSKDDKSGNFGNGDGRLVYPPRVEEHPADFIDSGPVDSIRWELVSKGIEDREYFWILNRELARVKKLNRTDSAVTNAIRQAGDALELPNKLSRTMTDFEKDPQKLYAAREFVANMIESLMDIQ; encoded by the coding sequence ATGAAACAAACCGTTGTGTTTATCGTTGTAACTCTAGCGTTATCATTTACCTTGCCGGTGCACAGTGTTATGCTTGAACCCAAAACCAATACTATTATCGCTGACACTACCTATTGTCCAGAAATACAAACTGCGTTAAATTTTACCGGCAAAATTGATGACCCGTTATGGCAAACTGTTGCTGCAACGACTAAAGGAACAAGGTTTAATCTTATCCCCAGGATAAAGGGTAAGGCTACGCAGCAAACTGAAGTTTATACTATGTGTGACAAAAACAACCTGTATATAGCGTTTAAATGTTACGAATCACAGATGGAGAAAGTGGTGTCAACAATGACCGCACGGGATGATCTTATTTATAGAGAAGATTCCGTTGAGCTGTTTATTGACACGCTCGGGAACACAACTGCGTATTATCATTGTATTGCTAATACATTAGGCACGCAGTTTGATGAGTATACTATGGGCACAAGTGATAAATGGACCGGTGACTGGAAAGTTTTAACAAACAAAACCAGCGGGTACTGGACCAGCGAGTTTGTCATTCCGTGGACAACGCTGGGGATAAAGTTTGAACGCAACAAAATCATTGGGATAAACTTTTGCCGAAACGAACTTCCGGGAAAAGAAACTTCAACATGGTCACCGTTGTATAACCGTTTTAATGAACCTTCAAATTTTGGCGCGATGATTATTGGCCGCCATGAGCTTGATACAGGAATTGAAGCAAAGATTTCGGGTATCCGCGACTTTTCTGCCGGGAAGGATAATATTGTTAATTTAATTGTTAAAAACACCTCTTCTGCCAGTAAAACACTACTTTTTTCTGCGTCATTTACAATAAATAATGTTACTAAACAACTTGCGGATAAAACTTTTACCGTTAAACCCGGGCAATCAGAGAGTTTGTCCGCCGGATATACCCCCGACGAAATCGGCCCGCAGAAGGTGCAGTTACAAATTGTAGATAAAGCCACGGGTGATGTTATATTATTAAAAAATGTATCTTTCAATGTTTCACCTCTGGCGTTAAGTAATTACGGGTACGTTTTACCTTCTAACCCAGACATTACAGCCTGGTGGTGTGAGAATACGTATAAAGTAGGAAAGTTCCGCGATTTGCCTGCAGAAAAAGCTTTGGCGGTAAAAATCTATGCTGCGGGTAACGAACGTGAACACTTCCAGCTTGTGCTTCACGGGAAGAAAAAACTTGAAAATATAAAAATATCCGCTGCCGCCCTTACCGGCCCTGACGGTGCGGTGATACCCAATAATTGTTATGAGATAAAAGTTGTGAGTTACGTATACGTCCACACGCCAACCGATATTTTTGGTAGTGTTGGTTCTTACCCTGACCCGTTGCCCTTACATACCGCGCCGTTTGGTATTGAACCAAATGAGAACCAGCCGGTATGGTTTACAATAAACGTTCCTGAAGACGCAAAGCCTGGTGTGTACAAAACAATAATAAAAATTGTATCCTCAAACACTGCACCGCTTTCTGTCCCGGTTGAGCTCAAGGTTCGCAGGTTTGCGTTAACAAAAGAAACGCATACTCCTACTGCCTACGGTATTTGGTTGATGACAGAACGGCACGGAGCGAAAACACAGGAACAGGTAGAGAAAGTATATGAAAACTATTGGGAAAACTACAGCCGTCACAGAATATCGCCGTATGACCCGTTCATTTTTCATCCCATAAAGAAGGATATAAAAAAATTGGCAGATGGGACGTATGACGTTAAACTCGACTTCACGGATTTTGATAATTACGCGGAGAAAGTGTTTAACGAGTACAGATTCACCGCGTTCAACCTCGGATTCGATACTGTACCCGAAAAACTGGGTGAAGAAACACGGTTTTCTGACGCGTATAAAAAGTTGCATAAGCAAGTTTATGGCGGGATCGTCGACCATCTCCGTGAAAAAGGGTGGTTGGAAAAAGCGTATTGTTACTGGATAGACGAACCTCATCCCGGAGCGGATTACGAGCTTGCGGAACAGGGATATGAATTGTTAAAACAAAACTGTCCTGGCTTGCGCCGGGTGTTGACTGAAACACACGAAAAGTCGCCGTCACCTACTTTCACCGGTATGGTTGACCTCTGGGTACCCATTACAAACAGGTACAGCCACGACCTTGCAGAACCACGGCAGGCGGTAGGTGAAGAAGTGTGGTGTTATGTCTGTACAGGCCCGCGTGCGCCATACCCCAACGTATTTGTTGATCACCCGGCGATTAACCACCGCATAATTTTTTGGCAAATGCAAAAGTATAACATTACCGGATCGTTGTACTGGACGATAGGGTTTTGGAACCACGGCAACCCATGGCTTGACCCGTTATCCTACAGTAAAGATGATAAGTCCGGTAATTTTGGTAACGGCGACGGGCGGTTGGTATACCCTCCCAGAGTGGAGGAACATCCTGCGGACTTCATTGATTCCGGGCCGGTGGATTCAATCCGGTGGGAGCTCGTGAGTAAAGGAATTGAAGACCGCGAATATTTTTGGATACTCAACCGCGAACTCGCGCGGGTAAAAAAACTTAACCGCACAGACAGTGCGGTGACTAATGCTATCCGCCAGGCGGGGGACGCATTGGAATTACCAAATAAACTTTCACGTACAATGACGGATTTTGAGAAAGACCCGCAGAAACTGTACGCTGCGCGGGAATTCGTTGCAAATATGATAGAATCTCTTATGGACATTCAATGA
- a CDS encoding alpha-galactosidase, giving the protein METFSRWLNTRLDSDPPFTFTYGGAGFKDIIKTWAISRATTQIDTHRKKHIITYTDPKTGLEVLFEGTEYTDFSALEWIMYFTNKGTVNTPIIENILALDTLLGSETGKFVVHHAKGSDSKIYDFQPLTDTISAGKQLKICTNTRSSSAQSFPFFTVDTNEAGIIAGIGWSGFWEAEFIRDNAKSMQVTAKMNSTHLFLYPGEIIRTPSIVLMFWEGNRMHAQNRWRKLLRDYYSPRPNGKTLEVPLCGTNWGAATEEAQIKLINWYADNNMEIECFWIDAGWSGKTGDSWPVTAASRIPNPEYYPNGLKPVSDAAHKRGNKFLLWAWPNRVLPGVEVAAEHPEWTITEETIDHGNPEANAWMIETISKLIKDHGVDLFRQDGIPYYPKDDNPDRVGINQIRHFEGFYAFWDELLRRYPGLIIDNCAGGGRKVDLETIKRSVVFWRSDFQCYQQFDPIGVQGQAYGLSFWVPISAGCTTRALTKYGCRSAYSPGLVLGWTGPDVWKGFENDDYWKNFDYELARKLLAEYREVRKYFYGDYYPLTPYSINRDVWLAWQFDRPDLDGGVVQIFRRDESPYRTAQLKLFGLDPEAEYEVKDFDTAIVKRIAGKDLMATGLDITLTEMPDSKVIVYKKI; this is encoded by the coding sequence ATGGAAACATTTTCTCGTTGGTTAAATACGCGGCTTGACTCTGACCCGCCATTTACGTTTACTTATGGTGGGGCGGGGTTTAAAGATATTATTAAAACCTGGGCGATCTCGCGGGCTACTACACAAATTGATACCCATCGCAAGAAGCATATAATAACCTATACCGACCCAAAAACAGGGCTGGAAGTTTTGTTTGAAGGAACTGAGTATACAGATTTTTCCGCGCTTGAGTGGATAATGTATTTCACTAATAAAGGAACTGTGAATACGCCTATCATAGAAAATATACTTGCACTAGATACTTTGTTAGGCAGTGAAACCGGCAAGTTTGTCGTCCACCACGCGAAAGGTAGTGATAGTAAGATTTACGACTTTCAACCATTAACCGACACTATCTCCGCGGGGAAACAACTGAAAATCTGTACAAACACCAGGTCGTCATCCGCACAATCCTTTCCTTTTTTTACTGTGGATACCAATGAAGCGGGAATCATTGCTGGGATTGGATGGTCAGGTTTTTGGGAAGCTGAGTTTATTCGCGATAACGCCAAGTCTATGCAAGTCACGGCGAAGATGAACTCAACACACTTGTTTTTGTACCCGGGCGAAATAATCCGAACACCAAGTATAGTATTAATGTTTTGGGAAGGCAATCGTATGCACGCGCAAAACCGATGGCGGAAGTTGTTGAGAGACTATTACTCCCCTCGGCCAAACGGGAAAACATTGGAAGTTCCTTTATGCGGAACAAACTGGGGTGCGGCAACCGAGGAAGCACAAATCAAACTTATCAATTGGTATGCAGATAATAATATGGAGATAGAGTGTTTTTGGATCGACGCGGGATGGAGCGGCAAAACCGGAGACTCCTGGCCAGTAACCGCGGCAAGCCGGATTCCAAACCCTGAGTACTATCCTAACGGCCTAAAACCTGTATCTGACGCAGCGCATAAACGGGGAAACAAGTTTTTGTTATGGGCATGGCCCAACCGCGTATTGCCCGGCGTAGAAGTTGCTGCGGAACATCCCGAATGGACAATTACTGAGGAAACTATTGACCATGGCAACCCTGAAGCAAACGCGTGGATGATAGAAACTATTTCAAAACTTATCAAAGACCACGGGGTTGACCTTTTCCGCCAGGACGGTATCCCGTATTACCCGAAAGATGATAATCCCGACCGGGTAGGGATTAACCAAATTCGGCATTTTGAAGGGTTCTACGCGTTTTGGGACGAACTTTTACGCCGATATCCCGGGTTAATAATCGACAACTGTGCCGGCGGGGGACGAAAAGTTGATTTAGAAACTATTAAACGCAGCGTAGTGTTTTGGCGCAGTGATTTCCAGTGTTACCAACAATTTGACCCAATTGGGGTGCAGGGACAAGCGTACGGATTATCGTTTTGGGTACCGATAAGCGCCGGGTGTACCACACGGGCACTTACAAAGTACGGGTGCCGCAGTGCGTATAGCCCCGGGTTAGTGTTGGGATGGACTGGCCCCGATGTTTGGAAAGGTTTTGAAAACGATGATTATTGGAAAAACTTTGACTACGAATTAGCTCGGAAGTTGTTGGCCGAGTACCGCGAGGTACGCAAATATTTTTACGGTGACTATTATCCGTTAACACCGTACAGTATTAACCGTGACGTATGGCTCGCATGGCAGTTTGACCGGCCAGACTTAGACGGGGGTGTTGTTCAAATATTCCGCCGGGATGAAAGCCCTTATAGAACTGCTCAATTGAAATTGTTTGGACTCGATCCGGAAGCAGAGTATGAGGTTAAAGATTTTGATACGGCTATTGTTAAACGTATCGCCGGTAAAGATTTAATGGCCACCGGGCTTGATATTACTCTTACTGAAATGCCGGATTCTAAAGTTATTGTATACAAAAAAATTTGA
- a CDS encoding hydrolase produces the protein MKHQDGNNVQCCPKFDPAKWNEKNSFWKDKLFIKDTIPQIFHIPFPPLLGKKMARMWASAQAAGAAPALEDFLFLATDPSPWKSELYMAVTKEVPNEKTVKFTGEFLSKVFDGPYNAVPKWIEEMEPFIVSQGKIVKKYYVYFTTCPKCAKLYGHNYAVVFAEV, from the coding sequence ATGAAACACCAAGACGGTAATAATGTTCAATGTTGCCCGAAGTTTGACCCTGCAAAATGGAATGAAAAAAATAGTTTCTGGAAAGATAAACTGTTTATCAAAGATACAATCCCGCAGATATTCCATATACCATTCCCCCCGCTGCTAGGTAAAAAGATGGCACGTATGTGGGCTTCTGCTCAGGCAGCCGGCGCAGCACCGGCATTGGAAGACTTCCTGTTTCTTGCAACCGACCCATCCCCCTGGAAATCCGAACTATACATGGCAGTAACAAAAGAGGTGCCAAATGAGAAAACCGTTAAATTTACCGGTGAGTTTCTCAGTAAAGTATTTGACGGGCCGTATAACGCGGTGCCAAAGTGGATAGAAGAAATGGAACCTTTCATTGTCTCACAAGGGAAGATAGTAAAGAAGTATTATGTTTACTTCACCACATGCCCTAAATGCGCTAAACTTTACGGGCACAATTACGCAGTTGTTTTTGCTGAAGTTTAA
- a CDS encoding topoisomerase DNA-binding C4 zinc finger domain-containing protein: MTTLIYIIGFFVGTVFLIEWLFSKISDAFKGHREKIRDQVATEVLNGLNIETVIEGYKNKLAHIKHEKTDPIREEIDGLMRQLWGRDVELMNECPKCKEGYLVVRKGKFGKFMGCTKYPKCDYTNNIVQARAELKKSINEQVIDDIRQAYLHL, encoded by the coding sequence ATGACAACATTAATTTACATAATTGGGTTTTTCGTAGGAACCGTCTTTCTAATTGAATGGCTGTTTTCCAAAATATCCGATGCTTTTAAAGGGCATAGAGAAAAGATCAGAGATCAAGTTGCCACGGAGGTTTTAAATGGATTAAATATTGAGACAGTCATTGAAGGTTATAAAAACAAATTAGCGCACATAAAACATGAAAAAACTGACCCGATAAGAGAAGAAATTGATGGATTAATGAGGCAACTTTGGGGAAGAGATGTCGAGTTAATGAACGAGTGTCCAAAATGCAAAGAAGGTTATCTCGTAGTTCGGAAAGGCAAATTCGGCAAGTTTATGGGTTGCACAAAATATCCAAAATGTGATTACACGAATAATATCGTACAAGCGAGAGCAGAACTTAAAAAATCCATCAATGAGCAAGTTATTGATGATATTAGGCAAGCATATTTACACCTATGA
- a CDS encoding ATP-binding protein — translation METTGLSVYVFRTGCAIVSTIAILNIFKADFRKKYYSQPLIILTLTMSIIFICEFIIMLFLLSLPPISVWHEALIDALILSILISPGLYSFVFKPLIFEIKERTKKEVQLQAANEIIRKKLEFSDNNLERSYEIQKILNEILKISLSRLSLNKMMEKVLDIVLSIPWISFESRGGIFLADEKGQNLIMNAQRGLSSFIQEKCNNLPYGKCLCGRAAQTKEIVFSAGLDNRHEISYEGILPHGHYCVPIMNKGNVLGVINIYTKPGHVRNGIDEELLIAVSNVLSGIILHKQTEEKLDLEKERIAVTLRNMTEGVIATDTTGKIVLMNKTAEALTGWPFSFAQGTDIDTVFNLEHPENTKISSFVKTTVVTGLIDDIGNSILTDKNGAQKTISASISPIRNKESVVIGTVIVFIDITEKLKTEKEMLKAQKLESIGLLAGGIAHDFNNFLTTILGNISIAKTNTELDSETTEILTDAENAAFNAKNLTHQLLTFSKGGNPVKEIVAINELVSNAINFCVRGTNVRHNISLHAGTFLAEADKGQITQVINNLVINAVQAMPDGGTINVTLENIFFANETRLSEGILISPGNYVEVSIQDSGIGIAPEHLNKIFDAYFTTKQKGSGLGLAVTYSIIKKHNGYLTVESTPGKGTTFHIYLPAVKGDNIITKTVDTPLIKGKGRILLLDDDEMIIRVAERMLNKLGYDVDSAKTGEEIIKIFIDTKTAGGTFAAVILDLTILGGMGGLETAKKLIEIDKDTKMIVSSGYSSGDVVSDYKNHGFIAVLSKPYLLEELSKTLAAVISST, via the coding sequence ATGGAAACAACCGGTCTATCGGTTTATGTGTTTAGGACAGGCTGCGCGATAGTATCAACCATTGCTATATTAAACATTTTTAAGGCGGATTTCAGGAAAAAGTATTACAGCCAACCATTGATAATCTTGACACTTACAATGTCAATAATCTTTATTTGCGAATTTATTATTATGCTATTTTTATTATCCCTTCCGCCAATATCTGTTTGGCATGAAGCGCTTATTGACGCGTTAATACTCAGCATTCTCATTTCCCCGGGCCTATACTCCTTTGTATTTAAACCACTAATATTCGAGATTAAAGAGCGTACAAAAAAGGAAGTACAGCTCCAGGCAGCGAATGAAATAATCCGTAAGAAACTTGAGTTCAGCGATAATAACCTTGAGCGCAGTTATGAAATCCAAAAGATATTGAATGAAATACTGAAAATATCGCTTTCCCGCCTTTCGTTAAACAAAATGATGGAAAAAGTGTTGGATATTGTACTTTCAATCCCCTGGATATCTTTTGAATCACGGGGCGGTATTTTCCTGGCTGATGAAAAAGGGCAAAATCTTATAATGAATGCGCAGAGAGGATTATCGTCGTTTATTCAGGAAAAGTGTAATAATTTACCTTATGGCAAATGTTTGTGCGGCCGTGCTGCTCAAACAAAGGAAATTGTATTCTCCGCCGGTCTTGATAACAGACATGAAATTAGTTACGAAGGAATATTGCCTCATGGCCATTACTGCGTACCTATTATGAACAAAGGCAATGTACTGGGTGTTATCAATATCTACACAAAACCCGGGCATGTGAGAAATGGAATTGATGAAGAATTATTAATCGCGGTATCAAATGTGCTTTCCGGAATTATTTTGCATAAACAAACCGAAGAGAAACTTGATCTCGAGAAGGAAAGAATCGCAGTAACACTACGAAACATGACGGAAGGCGTTATTGCGACTGATACTACAGGCAAAATTGTGCTTATGAACAAAACCGCGGAAGCATTAACCGGCTGGCCGTTTAGTTTTGCGCAGGGGACAGATATCGATACCGTGTTTAATCTAGAACATCCGGAAAATACTAAGATCAGCTCATTTGTAAAAACAACTGTTGTCACCGGATTGATCGATGATATTGGAAACTCAATACTTACGGACAAAAATGGTGCGCAAAAAACTATATCTGCAAGTATTTCGCCTATAAGGAATAAGGAAAGTGTTGTGATAGGTACTGTTATTGTATTCATTGATATCACCGAAAAACTGAAAACTGAAAAAGAAATGCTTAAAGCACAAAAACTTGAATCTATTGGCTTACTTGCTGGCGGTATTGCTCACGATTTCAATAATTTTTTAACCACAATACTCGGTAATATATCAATTGCAAAAACCAATACGGAGCTCGACAGCGAGACAACTGAGATATTGACAGACGCGGAAAATGCTGCATTCAACGCAAAAAATTTGACGCATCAACTCCTAACTTTTTCAAAAGGCGGGAACCCTGTAAAAGAAATCGTTGCAATAAATGAACTGGTAAGCAACGCCATAAACTTTTGTGTCCGGGGAACAAATGTAAGGCATAACATATCCTTACACGCAGGTACATTTTTAGCTGAAGCTGATAAAGGACAGATTACCCAGGTTATCAATAATCTTGTAATCAACGCAGTACAAGCTATGCCTGATGGCGGTACTATTAATGTCACGCTTGAAAATATATTTTTTGCAAATGAAACCAGGCTTAGCGAAGGAATACTGATCTCTCCGGGTAATTACGTAGAAGTATCTATACAAGACAGCGGTATTGGAATTGCGCCGGAACATCTCAACAAAATATTTGATGCATATTTTACCACAAAACAAAAAGGCAGCGGGTTAGGCCTGGCGGTAACGTATTCAATAATAAAAAAACATAATGGTTATCTGACTGTCGAATCCACACCAGGCAAGGGCACTACTTTTCACATCTATCTCCCCGCGGTAAAAGGCGATAATATTATCACTAAAACAGTCGATACGCCTTTAATAAAAGGGAAAGGGCGGATTCTTTTACTGGACGACGATGAAATGATTATACGGGTAGCGGAAAGGATGTTAAACAAGCTAGGCTATGACGTTGACTCCGCGAAAACTGGTGAAGAAATTATCAAAATATTTATTGATACCAAAACTGCGGGAGGGACATTCGCGGCAGTTATACTAGACCTTACAATTTTGGGCGGGATGGGTGGATTGGAAACTGCAAAAAAATTGATTGAAATTGATAAAGATACAAAAATGATTGTTTCCAGCGGGTACTCAAGCGGCGATGTTGTATCTGATTATAAAAACCACGGTTTTATTGCTGTTCTTTCGAAACCATATTTGCTTGAAGAACTTAGTAAAACACTGGCGGCTGTAATTTCTTCTACCTGA
- a CDS encoding restriction endonuclease, whose protein sequence is MGRDLICQKGKDFIVIQCKNWSQFRTIYEKHIFQFFGTVFQYKDENPDRKVRAIFYTSTQLSDLARRFAMELKIDLKENFKFDKVYPCIKCHTSKINGTKIYHLPFDQQYDKTKLENKYGEFYCKTVKEAENAGFRRAFKYRIHKGK, encoded by the coding sequence TTGGGTCGTGATTTGATTTGCCAGAAAGGGAAAGATTTTATCGTTATCCAGTGCAAGAATTGGTCGCAGTTTAGGACAATTTACGAAAAACACATTTTTCAGTTTTTTGGAACAGTTTTTCAATATAAAGATGAAAATCCCGATAGAAAAGTGCGGGCAATATTCTATACTTCAACTCAATTATCCGATTTAGCAAGAAGATTTGCGATGGAATTAAAAATTGATCTAAAGGAAAATTTTAAATTTGATAAAGTATATCCTTGTATCAAATGCCACACTTCAAAAATTAATGGTACAAAAATATATCATCTTCCTTTTGACCAACAATATGATAAAACAAAACTTGAAAATAAATACGGCGAATTTTATTGTAAAACTGTTAAAGAAGCTGAAAATGCTGGATTTAGACGAGCTTTTAAGTATAGAATACACAAGGGGAAGTAA